Sequence from the Metopolophium dirhodum isolate CAU chromosome 2, ASM1992520v1, whole genome shotgun sequence genome:
ttattgacTATTACATAAAACAAAGTTAACTCTGCGTATgtatacatttcattaaaaatatttaatcaataaaatcattgaattgaaaaaataatataataacaaaatacctaaatataatgtatttgtagtgctaaaaaatactatacttaCTAGTTTAGTTTTTATCTTGGTATCTTTTAAGGATTGAAATAGTTAACTTTTAATCAAGGAAAcctactatacactatacaataaaaaaaaaaatgaataatttatattcacacTTTATCATCGCTTCTTAATTCTTCCATTTTATTTGCAATATTTCTTTCCATTTCAGCTTCATATCGCCATCTCCAATAAGCTGCCTAAAATTGAAATGttcaagttaaattataaagatataaagtttttttttaaattttgattaaaaatatatttacttttgaacGATCCCACAACGCACCAAATGAATCTAAGGCTGGCCTTACATCCAAAACAGCCACTTGATATTTATTTGGTGAATTATCTGTACTGTAATAATCAATAACATATCGTACTTCTTTACCACAACGGTCTACTATCCAATCATGTCTATCAAAAGGTAGTTCATATCCCATCCAATTTCGTATTTTTGCTCTTGGAGAAAAATGTTTAGCTTTACCCCCAAAGCTTTTCAACTTTGGATTCATACATTCACTTGCGTGGAAAGCTTCCCATTTAAGTACCTCTCGCCAAGCAAGCTCATTGTTGatgttgtgtattttaattataacatccATATCTTTTGGTGATAAATCATCGTCTTTCCAACGCCACCCTTTTCGTAACATTGCATTCCAAAACATCTAAACGATTTTCAAAcagtttttagtaaaaaatattgtattctataattttattattcgttttacTTGAGCTGACGGATAAACCCAAAAGTCACCCTCTCCTTCTGACTTAGGTATAGTAGATACTTCTCGTTCTGTTGGTAATAGAAATGGTTGATCCGGTGCTGGTTTTTGATTTGGAGGTGGCATCTAtgagtataatacataaattatataaagatttaataattgGTTTTAAGTTATTAGGTATGATGAATGGTGATGGTTTATGAATCCatcagaatattaatttaatcacaGTCAACATTTTTTAGGTTAGATTAAGTACTGACAACCACTGTCGGACTGGCTCGAAAAGACCCAGTCCGCGATTTAGAAAAAAGGGCCTCCAACAggcaaatgtttttattagcccAGAAAAAAAGGTCGCTTCGCTCGCAATCCAATAATCATGTacatagacaatttttttttcaattcaattgccatcttgcataatatttatcatacagcCATATAGGCACAAATAACTAAATACGTACCTAACTAAAATTCAATCATTCGATATAGTAACTGGTTTAACTAGAATTTATATTGAGCATATTCTCAAAAGTTATGACATTTTCTGCAGGTTCTAAGTAAATTGGTGACAAGATACCCATCaaactgtttttattatcaGACAGGGGAAATCCCATCTATCCAGACATCTAACCCCCAAATTATGCCACTGGGGGGCAGCCCTATACTGGCTACACCACCTGTGACATCAAacattataaagaaaaacacCGATTCGAATTGTGTCATATTGTGCACGAGTACAATAATTAtccaaaatatacctaaataattcaGTGATAATGCGAAGACCAAGTCATACGCATAAGCTcgtatgaatttaatataatattatttaatagtcacaacaattttacactatttaaaatcaatggtacatataacatatttgtatatagacactattaaattcatagaatgataataataatgtcattattttaataattattgaaaacttcTCAAGattgtaaacaaaaatgtttcccgatttgaaaaaaaaaatttatttcatatttctatttactttaaacgaataataataatattaataggtacaaaatCAAGGGCCACGTCCGCAATTGCGGACTAGCGGTCCGGACCAGTCACTCTGCTGACAACTGACAAGTATCCACAACTGAGAGTACAATTgatgtaatagtttttaatagctAACAAAAAGAACAAATggcgattaaaaataatttcctatataatatctaagcTGAAAATAACGTCTATAGACAAATAGTAGATGAacgaaaaatttaactataaatagatatatttactataagcCAGGCAGtctgttttgtatttttataaataaaagttaatctCTCTCtcaaacaaaactaaaattaagtcattttaatattataggcaaaTAAGTACTAGGCAAAGTAGATTATTGAGCAATATGTACATTTAGGCAATTATAATACAGTCCGATTTTAATGGATatgtcaaaattatatatttgtcggGCTATAAagaatcaaggctgggcattaacgagttaaaaagttaatttaattttaactttttaacttaacttgttacttttggcttttcattaacttttaactgttaacttactaaatttctttcttaattagcgtgaaattaacgagttaatttttcattttaagaagtaagttaagttaatttattttgtttttaattttataatttttcactatttcagtctatttttttttcatgtcaaaaaatatgtatcttaaattgtttaaagttaaaaaattatataattcaaatctaacttatatggaaatactgtaagaagtattaacactatatcctataattgagttttgggttggaaaaaaattaagtacgctagcgttgtataaacaaattaattttttttaacttaataaaaacttaacaaaaagtgtgtattaacttttaacttaactgagttaacctagagttaaaataacttttaactttttgttattgctgcatattaacttaacttaactgagttaaaaaaaaatcattaacttgcccagccttcaAAATATCACAGGAAAAGTATGTAAAATCCTGTCaggaaaaatagtattttaatgtaTCGCCCCAAAATACCAGGTtaagtatactatatacttatatgctGTTTTAAAAGAGAACAATCGCTTTTTGTGCATAGTGAATGATGTGATAGGTACGCTAAAAATCAAGTGACCACACTAAAACTGGGTCGTTGATTGGAGAATCGCAGTACTGACGAAAATTGGCCGGTGGACTGATAATTGAATTATTCTCTTTTGAGATGGACTCTAGACCGGGTTATGTATCACATCGcccgtaaaatatatttattaaacattaggTAGATATGTAATAGATACTTTGACACTTTTACATTAATGAAGCTAAG
This genomic interval carries:
- the LOC132938350 gene encoding holocytochrome c-type synthase-like, with translation MGNTVSGAQKLVVQAFIPQNETNNNEAPKNPHGLTNTAGMSPPPECPMHVKTDDKKATGCAVAGNPDDINPLNMMPPPNQKPAPDQPFLLPTEREVSTIPKSEGEGDFWVYPSAQMFWNAMLRKGWRWKDDDLSPKDMDVIIKIHNINNELAWREVLKWEAFHASECMNPKLKSFGGKAKHFSPRAKIRNWMGYELPFDRHDWIVDRCGKEVRYVIDYYSTDNSPNKYQVAVLDVRPALDSFGALWDRSKAAYWRWRYEAEMERNIANKMEELRSDDKV